The following coding sequences are from one Syngnathus acus chromosome 14, fSynAcu1.2, whole genome shotgun sequence window:
- the LOC119133534 gene encoding rap1 GTPase-activating protein 2-like isoform X7: MLRRKRSVSFGGFGWIDKSSVSALRARKQELQAASNGADADCPPSPPRTAPPTTKSAHFFDTLDKMEDDYIPYPRIEEVLEKGEPYPQIILPQFGGYWIEEPEEPPPPAPPPATQEASKDDEQGEGEEAQDNANCGYRLEETNEAARAYRKYFLGKEHLNFSCPSSSVGNVLLSVRHEEENQQEHLHVIIRSRVKTIYQRLSVTELPDIPSVQELTKLLCDDAAGLRFSPVLYPKASQLIVNYDEHEVNNTFKFGVIFQRFGQVSEEELFRNNEETPAFQEFLQLLGDTVDLQDFKGFRGGLDVSHGQTGSQSVYTVHKQQEVMFHVSTKLPFTEGDTQQLQRKRHIGNDIVALVFQEEATPFVPDMIASNFLHAFVTVQVEEPCSENTSYKVSVTAREDVPPFGPPLPNPAVFKKGPEFREFLLTKLINAELACYKSIRFSRLEERTRAALLDTLHDELQRRSQRMLGLTSTLDEEARAENGHAHGGLLESIKRAMRGRSVSMETMSRGGGGLPTSLSGGGLAHISAEGSVKSPVKRRSGLFPRLLSIDSQTDKHGQRGISFLGDQRIFDGCQPMLEVKSELPSNPSSPEAGQRDRICMKKDNSKISRSTSSTCSFSLPADDTHLQFAQAVTVEGQGSSPLTVCRSPTELKNKNSPRSNLKFRFDKLSHSAAQGH; the protein is encoded by the exons CAAACAGGAGCTCCAGGCCGCCTCCAATGGTGCCGACGCCGACTGCCCCCCCTCGCCTCCCCGCACGGCACCGCCCACCACCAAG TCGGCCCATTTCTTTGACACGTTGGACAAGATGGAG GATGACTACATCCCTTATCCAAGGATCGAAGAG gtgtTAGAGAAGGGCGAACCGTACCCACAGATCATCCTCCCCCAGTTTGGAGGTTACTGGATCGAGGAACCTGAGGAACCTCCCCCGCCTGCGCCTCCCCCTGCCACCCAGGAGGCCAGCAAGGATGACGAGcaaggagaaggagaagaggCCCAAGATAACGCAAACTGTGGCTATCGCCTGGAGGAGACCAACGAGGCCGCACGTGCGTACAGGAAGTACTTCTTGGGCAAG GAGCATTTAAATTTCTCTTGCCCGTCCAGCAGCGTTGGAAACGTGTTGTTGTCTGTTAGGCATGAAGAAGAGAATCAGCAAGAACATCTCCACGTCATCATCAG GTCCCGAGTGAAGACAATCTATCAGCGCCTGTCAGTGACAGAGCTGCCTGATATACCAAGTGTACAAGAGCTGACTAag CTGCTGTGTGACGACGCAGCTGGTCTCCGTTTCAGTCCCGTCCTTTACCCGAAG GCGTCTCAGCTAATTGTCAACTATGACGAACATGAGGTCAACAACACGTTCAAGTTTGGAGTTATTTTCCAACGCTTTGGACAG GTGTCCGAGGAGGAGCTGTTCAGGAACAATGAGGAAACGCCAGCGTTCCAAGAGTTTCTGCAGCTCCTCGGCGACACTGTGGACCTGCAAGACTTTAAAGG GTTTCGGGGGGGTCTGGATGTGTCTCACGGCCAGACTGGTTCTCAGTCTGTGTACACGGTCCACAAACAGCAGGAAGTCATGTTCCACGTTTCCACCAAGCTGCCCTTCACGGAGGGAGACACCCAGCAG CTCCAGAGGAAGCGTCACATAGGCAACGACATCGTAGCCCTGGTTTTCCAGGAGGAGGCCACCCCCTTTGTGCCAGACATGATCGCCTCCAACTTTTTACACGCCTTTGTCACAGTCCAGGTGGAGGAACCCTGCTCGGAGAATACCAGCTATAAG GTGTCTGTTACAGCACGAGAGGATGTACCACCTTTTGGACCGCCTCTCCCAAATCCAGCTGTTTTTAAGAAG GGTCCAGAGTTTCGGGAGTTTCTACTCACTAAACTCATCAATGCAGAGCTGGCCTGTTACAAGAGCATCCGTTTTTCCCGACTGGAG GAGCGGACAAGGGCCGCACTGCTGGATACCCTCCACGACGAGCTACAGAGACGCTCCCAGAGAATGCTGGGATTGACATCTACTCTTGATGAGGAGGCTCGGGCTGAAAATGGACATGCTCACGGAGGTCTGCTGGAATCCATCAAG AGGGCTATGCGCGGGAGAAGCGTCTCCATGGAGACAATGTCAAGAGGTGGCGGGGGGCTGCCCACCAGTTTGAGTGGTGGGGGGTTGGCACATATCAGTGCTGAG GGTAGTGTAAAATCTCCAGTCAAACGCCGTTCGGGTCTGTTCCCTCGATTGTTGAGTATTGACAGCCAAACAGATAAGCACGGCCAGAGAGG AATCAGTTTCCTCGGTGACCAGAGGATCTTTGATGGTTGCCAGCCCATGTTAGAGGTGAAGTCAGAGCTGCCGTCCAATCCCAGCTCTCCAGAGGCGGGGCAACGAGacag AATTTGCATGAAAAAGGATAACAGCAAAATTTCCAGATCCACCTCCAGCACGTGTAGCTTCAGTCTCCCCGCAGACGACACTCACCTG CAGTTTGCCCAGGCTGTGACAGTAGAAGGTCAAGGTTCAAGTCCGCTCACCGTCTGTCGAAGCCCCACAG aattaaaaaacaaaaactcaccGAGATCCAACCTGAAGTTTCGTTTCGACAAGCTGAGTCACTCAGCTGCG CAGGGACATTAG
- the LOC119133534 gene encoding rap1 GTPase-activating protein 2-like isoform X6 codes for MLRRKRSVSFGGFGWIDKSSVSALRARKQELQAASNGADADCPPSPPRTAPPTTKSAHFFDTLDKMEQVPEAAEMKAVPPRQKDDYIPYPRIEEVLEKGEPYPQIILPQFGGYWIEEPEEPPPPAPPPATQEASKDDEQGEGEEAQDNANCGYRLEETNEAARAYRKYFLGKEHLNFSCPSSSVGNVLLSVRHEEENQQEHLHVIIRSRVKTIYQRLSVTELPDIPSVQELTKLLCDDAAGLRFSPVLYPKASQLIVNYDEHEVNNTFKFGVIFQRFGQVSEEELFRNNEETPAFQEFLQLLGDTVDLQDFKGFRGGLDVSHGQTGSQSVYTVHKQQEVMFHVSTKLPFTEGDTQQLQRKRHIGNDIVALVFQEEATPFVPDMIASNFLHAFVTVQVEEPCSENTSYKVSVTAREDVPPFGPPLPNPAVFKKGPEFREFLLTKLINAELACYKSIRFSRLEERTRAALLDTLHDELQRRSQRMLGLTSTLDEEARAENGHAHGGLLESIKRAMRGRSVSMETMSRGGGGLPTSLSGGGLAHISAEGSVKSPVKRRSGLFPRLLSIDSQTDKHGQRGISFLGDQRIFDGCQPMLEVKSELPSNPSSPEAGQRDRICMKKDNSKISRSTSSTCSFSLPADDTHLQFAQAVTVEGQGSSPLTVCRSPTELKNKNSPRSNLKFRFDKLSHSAAQGH; via the exons CAAACAGGAGCTCCAGGCCGCCTCCAATGGTGCCGACGCCGACTGCCCCCCCTCGCCTCCCCGCACGGCACCGCCCACCACCAAG TCGGCCCATTTCTTTGACACGTTGGACAAGATGGAG CAGGTTCCAGAAGCTGCTGAGATGAAGGCCGTCCCTCCGAGGCAGAAG GATGACTACATCCCTTATCCAAGGATCGAAGAG gtgtTAGAGAAGGGCGAACCGTACCCACAGATCATCCTCCCCCAGTTTGGAGGTTACTGGATCGAGGAACCTGAGGAACCTCCCCCGCCTGCGCCTCCCCCTGCCACCCAGGAGGCCAGCAAGGATGACGAGcaaggagaaggagaagaggCCCAAGATAACGCAAACTGTGGCTATCGCCTGGAGGAGACCAACGAGGCCGCACGTGCGTACAGGAAGTACTTCTTGGGCAAG GAGCATTTAAATTTCTCTTGCCCGTCCAGCAGCGTTGGAAACGTGTTGTTGTCTGTTAGGCATGAAGAAGAGAATCAGCAAGAACATCTCCACGTCATCATCAG GTCCCGAGTGAAGACAATCTATCAGCGCCTGTCAGTGACAGAGCTGCCTGATATACCAAGTGTACAAGAGCTGACTAag CTGCTGTGTGACGACGCAGCTGGTCTCCGTTTCAGTCCCGTCCTTTACCCGAAG GCGTCTCAGCTAATTGTCAACTATGACGAACATGAGGTCAACAACACGTTCAAGTTTGGAGTTATTTTCCAACGCTTTGGACAG GTGTCCGAGGAGGAGCTGTTCAGGAACAATGAGGAAACGCCAGCGTTCCAAGAGTTTCTGCAGCTCCTCGGCGACACTGTGGACCTGCAAGACTTTAAAGG GTTTCGGGGGGGTCTGGATGTGTCTCACGGCCAGACTGGTTCTCAGTCTGTGTACACGGTCCACAAACAGCAGGAAGTCATGTTCCACGTTTCCACCAAGCTGCCCTTCACGGAGGGAGACACCCAGCAG CTCCAGAGGAAGCGTCACATAGGCAACGACATCGTAGCCCTGGTTTTCCAGGAGGAGGCCACCCCCTTTGTGCCAGACATGATCGCCTCCAACTTTTTACACGCCTTTGTCACAGTCCAGGTGGAGGAACCCTGCTCGGAGAATACCAGCTATAAG GTGTCTGTTACAGCACGAGAGGATGTACCACCTTTTGGACCGCCTCTCCCAAATCCAGCTGTTTTTAAGAAG GGTCCAGAGTTTCGGGAGTTTCTACTCACTAAACTCATCAATGCAGAGCTGGCCTGTTACAAGAGCATCCGTTTTTCCCGACTGGAG GAGCGGACAAGGGCCGCACTGCTGGATACCCTCCACGACGAGCTACAGAGACGCTCCCAGAGAATGCTGGGATTGACATCTACTCTTGATGAGGAGGCTCGGGCTGAAAATGGACATGCTCACGGAGGTCTGCTGGAATCCATCAAG AGGGCTATGCGCGGGAGAAGCGTCTCCATGGAGACAATGTCAAGAGGTGGCGGGGGGCTGCCCACCAGTTTGAGTGGTGGGGGGTTGGCACATATCAGTGCTGAG GGTAGTGTAAAATCTCCAGTCAAACGCCGTTCGGGTCTGTTCCCTCGATTGTTGAGTATTGACAGCCAAACAGATAAGCACGGCCAGAGAGG AATCAGTTTCCTCGGTGACCAGAGGATCTTTGATGGTTGCCAGCCCATGTTAGAGGTGAAGTCAGAGCTGCCGTCCAATCCCAGCTCTCCAGAGGCGGGGCAACGAGacag AATTTGCATGAAAAAGGATAACAGCAAAATTTCCAGATCCACCTCCAGCACGTGTAGCTTCAGTCTCCCCGCAGACGACACTCACCTG CAGTTTGCCCAGGCTGTGACAGTAGAAGGTCAAGGTTCAAGTCCGCTCACCGTCTGTCGAAGCCCCACAG aattaaaaaacaaaaactcaccGAGATCCAACCTGAAGTTTCGTTTCGACAAGCTGAGTCACTCAGCTGCG CAGGGACATTAG
- the ncbp3 gene encoding nuclear cap-binding protein subunit 3: protein MAATRSSRLAVKSDSGSDRSDSESDSESEKGAREAEPMEVEQSELEAEDISINRSVKPLLPDTGRRYENKAGAFITGIDVNSKEAIERKEKRARRFHFHGEVSTTQRNIFLDKDAVKKAIPKVRMEAVHIMGVDDMSTQDIFGYFKEYPPAHIEWIDDTSCNVVWLDDNTAIRAFINTSRMPDPHDVITNTESDTQTDKPSKSRRGSDDGDEEEEAEVDDEVKKSNEESVKDSEGEEEHALEAGQGNDLSRAERESLLKNDLRPAIKPFKGNKILLRFATEDDKKELGAARRSRYYMKYGNPNYGGMRGILSNSWKRRFHNRRGQRDGKSKKPLIGDSMGHTPPYTHRHSADLVNLPEEPIKEEEEEEDEEDYGDEDMDSDDRVVEFKEKGNKVAPSSRPQLTGPRSRLQRSPSPWSESDEMDYDLELKMISTPSPKKSKKMTMYADELEGQLKSIRNRVGGSASQSRAKSPSPTKVTDVRQLLEEKRQGLSQHRQHPPAVNSGKTDVRQRLGKRRYSPERGRSDSPVSPRDTPPPAREAVSDVHRRLGVASGDRGHSSKSSKDRKTSNLWSRLGDKEEKTGSREPEPRGGSSGMFSSSRRSRRRRGSRTEKEGVEEDDSTLQKVWGAMIKKKQERLSHKMKKSRLDNLPSLQIEISRDSSEDSDA, encoded by the exons ATGGCGGCGACGCGCAGCTCGCGGCTGGCGGTGAAATCGGACAGCGGCTCTGACCGCTCCGACTCAGAGTCGGACTCTGAGTCCGAAAAGGGTGCCCGCGAAGCCGAACCCATGGAGGTGGAGCAGAGCGAGCTGGAGGCTGAAGACATCTCCATCAACCGATCGGTGAAGCCTCTGCTGCCG GATACGGGCAGGCGCTATGAGAACAAAGCAGGAGCATTCATCACTGGGATTGATGTCAATtcaaag GAGGCGATTGAGAGGAAAGAGAAGCGAGCGAGGCGTTTCCATTTCCATGGGGAGGTGAGCACCACTCAGCGGAACATTTTCCTGGATAAAGATGCCGTTAAGAAAG CCATCCCCAAAGTGCGTATGGAGGCCGTCCACATCATGGGTGTTGATGACATGAGCACACAGGACATCTTTGGGTACTTTAAGGAATATCCCCCTGCGCACATTGAGTGGATTGACGACACTTCCT GCAATGTGGTTTGGCTCGATGACAACACGGCCATCAGGGCGTTCATCAACACCAGTCGCATGCCCGACCCACACGATGTCATCACAAATACGGAGAGCGACACCCAGACGGACAAGCCCAGCAAAA GTCGTCGAGGGTCAGATGACGGCgacgaagaagaagaggcggaGGTGGATGATGAGGTGAAGAAGAGCAACGAGGAAAGCGTGAAAGACAGCGAAGGGGAAGAGGAACACGCGTTGGAGGCTGGTCAg GGGAACGACTTGTCACGGGCCGAGAGAGAATCGCTGCTGAAGAATGACTTGCGTCCTGCCATCAAGCCCTTTAAAGGAAACAAGATCCTTCTTCGCTTTGCCACCGAAG ATGACAAGAAGGAGCTGGGTGCCGCCCGGCGCAGTCGGTACTACATGAAGTATGGAAATCCCAACTACGGAGGCATGAGGGGAATTCTCAGCAACTCCTG GAAGAGAAGGTTCCACAACCGGCGCGGCCAGCGAGACGGCAAGAGCAAGAAACCTCTCATTGGAGACAGCATGGGACACACTCCACCATACACACATCGACATTCcg CCGACCTGGTCAACCTGCCCGAGGAGCCcatcaaggaggaggaggaggaagaggacgagGAAGACTACGGCGACGAGGACATGGACTCGGATGACCGAGTGGTAGAGTTCAAAGAGAAAGGAAACAAGGTCGCCCCGTCCTCGCGGCCTCAACTGACCGGGCCCCGGAGCAGGCTGCAGCGCTCGCCGTCCCCGTGGTCTGAATCGGACGAGATGGACTACGATCTGGAGCTGAAAATGATCTCAACGCCATCGCCTAAAAAGAGCAAGAAGATGACCATGTACGCAGATGAGCTGGAAGGGCAGCTGAAGAGCATCAG AAACAGGGTAGGAGGGTCGGCATCACAAAGCAGAGCCAAGTCTCCGTCACCCACCAAGGTGACTGACGTGCGTCAGCTGCTCGAGGAGAAGAGACAGGGGCTGTCTCAGCATAGACAGCACCCCCCAGCAGTCAACAGCGGGAAAACAG ATGTCCGACAGCGGCTTGGGAAGAGGCGCTACTCACCCGAAAGGGGCCGCTCCGACTCTCCCGTCTCCCCGAGAGATACGCCTCCCCCCGCCAGAGAAGCAGTCAGTGACGTGCACCGTCGACTGGGCGTTGCCAGCGGGGACAGAGGCCACTCATCCAAGTCATCCAAAGACAGAAAGACAA GCAACCTATGGAGCCGACTGGGCgacaaagaggaaaagacGGGAAGTCGCGAGCCTGAGCCAAGGGGCGGGTCGTCTGGGATGTTCTCGTCTTCGCGCCGCAGCAGGAGACGCCGAGGTAGCAGAACGGAGAAGGAAGGCGTGGAAGAGGATGACTCCACGCTGCAGAAGGTGTGGGGCGCCATGATCAAGAAGAAGCAGGAGCGTCTCAGCCACAAGATGAAGAAGAGCCGGCTGGACAACCTGCCGTCGTTGCAGATTGAGATCAGCCGGGACAGCAGCGAGGACTCGGACGCTTGA